The following are from one region of the Candidatus Eisenbacteria bacterium genome:
- a CDS encoding helix-turn-helix domain-containing protein, with protein sequence MDQLPGDDYPAQIKRLRARLGLTQVALAERLGVSFPTINRWENGKSRPSQLSWSQILKLAGEEEAERVSEPEPPPYTAKPPVLDFTAGSDVVRTLVEGERLSFGHLANPAFATEIASIDPLPHQRIAVYDHMLKQTRLRFLLADDAGAGKTIMTGLYIREMLSRRLLKRVLIVPPAGLVGNWQRELSTLFSLQFDITSGNDARTGNPFTGPSSDRLIVSVDTLAGDRMFARLQEEDIEPYEVVVFDEAHKLSCDRGADFRVRKTDRYRLAEAIAGVHTGDHTWRLPWHAHHLLLLTATPHMGKDYPFYALWRLLEPEVLTTTEAFDQFPSDHRKQHFIRRTKEEMVKLTGEPLYPRRIADTLAYDLDQGDVSEQRLYDETTEYLQHVYNKAKLLNQSAARLAMGVFQRRLASSTYALLRSFERRIEKLSTVIDDVQAGRITMEQLQTLQRRITEDDDVLESKTADDESTENGQEENEVAEGKLLQGVIAASLADLVAERKQVEQLLDLARRVHDLGQESKFDKLQAIITDPKFAGEKLIVFTEHRDTLDFLVRRLGGLGYTGQIAMIHGGMHYTERQEQVERFRKRIGERGARFMVCTDAAAEGINLQFCWIMINYDVPWNPARLEQRMGRIHRYGQKHDPVIILNLVAPSTREGRVLKTLLDKLEKIRKQLKSDKVYDSIGRIFADVSIKAYMEMAVLGDPDDIAKELDGRLTKEQVLALAERERRLFGDGGDVKKELPRLQESIEQETFFRLLPGYVRRFISSAAPLVNIQVDGDLGGVFALRPAKKGAVDPLLAALEVYPAHQRKSLSVLRPEDREACVWMHPGEPVFERFREIVRGQLGKDALRGGVFVDPTAKKPYLFHLARITVVRKQDSEIEELGQEETVECRLVGVRQAEGAEVSLCPVEHLLLLRGGHGLPPEAQRLAVVAKQHRELAQAYLTERLARTMAVENRSRLLNTL encoded by the coding sequence ATGGACCAGCTGCCAGGAGACGACTACCCGGCCCAGATCAAGCGTCTGCGAGCCCGCCTCGGCCTCACGCAAGTCGCCCTGGCGGAGAGGCTCGGGGTCTCGTTTCCGACGATCAACCGATGGGAGAACGGGAAGTCCCGTCCGTCCCAGCTCTCCTGGAGCCAGATCCTGAAGTTGGCGGGTGAGGAAGAGGCCGAACGGGTCTCCGAGCCCGAACCTCCGCCGTACACTGCCAAGCCGCCCGTCCTGGACTTCACCGCCGGGTCGGACGTCGTTCGGACGCTCGTCGAGGGCGAGCGCCTGTCGTTCGGACACCTGGCGAATCCGGCCTTCGCCACCGAGATCGCCAGCATCGACCCCCTGCCGCATCAGCGCATCGCTGTCTACGACCACATGCTGAAGCAAACCCGGCTGCGCTTCCTGCTGGCCGACGATGCCGGCGCGGGCAAGACGATCATGACCGGCCTCTACATCCGAGAGATGCTCTCCCGGCGCCTGCTCAAGCGGGTCCTGATCGTTCCGCCCGCGGGCCTTGTCGGGAACTGGCAGCGGGAACTCTCGACGCTCTTCAGCCTTCAGTTCGACATCACGAGCGGTAACGACGCGCGGACCGGGAACCCTTTCACGGGGCCGTCGAGCGACCGATTGATCGTGAGCGTGGACACCTTGGCTGGAGACCGGATGTTCGCGCGGCTTCAGGAGGAAGACATCGAACCCTACGAGGTCGTGGTGTTCGACGAGGCGCACAAGCTCTCGTGTGACCGGGGCGCTGACTTCCGCGTTCGCAAGACCGACCGCTACCGCTTGGCGGAGGCCATCGCCGGAGTTCACACGGGCGACCACACGTGGCGATTGCCGTGGCACGCGCATCACCTGCTTCTCCTGACGGCGACGCCCCACATGGGCAAGGACTATCCGTTCTACGCCCTCTGGCGTCTGCTCGAACCGGAGGTGCTGACGACCACGGAGGCTTTCGACCAGTTCCCCTCTGACCATCGGAAGCAGCACTTTATCCGACGCACCAAAGAAGAGATGGTGAAGCTGACCGGCGAGCCGCTTTATCCGCGCCGCATCGCGGACACGCTTGCCTACGACCTGGATCAGGGCGACGTGAGCGAACAGCGGCTGTACGACGAAACAACCGAGTACCTGCAGCACGTCTACAACAAGGCCAAGCTCCTGAATCAGTCGGCCGCCCGCCTCGCCATGGGCGTTTTTCAGCGCCGCCTGGCAAGCTCAACCTACGCATTGCTTCGTTCGTTCGAGCGCCGCATCGAGAAGCTCAGCACGGTGATCGACGACGTCCAGGCAGGCCGGATCACCATGGAGCAGCTTCAGACGCTTCAACGCAGGATCACTGAAGACGACGACGTCCTGGAATCCAAGACCGCCGATGACGAAAGCACGGAGAACGGCCAGGAAGAAAACGAGGTGGCCGAGGGGAAGCTCTTGCAGGGCGTCATCGCGGCCTCCCTCGCGGACCTGGTAGCGGAACGGAAGCAGGTCGAGCAACTTCTAGACCTTGCCCGTCGGGTCCACGATCTCGGACAGGAGTCGAAATTCGACAAGCTGCAGGCCATCATCACCGACCCCAAGTTTGCCGGCGAGAAGCTGATCGTCTTCACGGAGCACCGCGACACCCTGGACTTCCTGGTCCGTCGCCTCGGCGGGTTGGGCTACACCGGCCAGATCGCCATGATCCACGGCGGCATGCACTACACCGAGCGACAGGAGCAGGTGGAACGGTTCCGCAAGCGAATCGGCGAGCGCGGCGCGCGCTTCATGGTCTGCACCGACGCAGCCGCCGAGGGTATCAATCTCCAGTTCTGTTGGATCATGATCAACTACGACGTGCCGTGGAACCCCGCCCGCTTGGAGCAACGCATGGGCCGCATCCACCGCTACGGCCAGAAGCACGATCCGGTGATCATCCTGAACCTCGTCGCGCCGTCGACGCGGGAGGGCCGGGTTCTCAAGACGCTGCTCGACAAGCTGGAGAAGATCCGCAAGCAGCTCAAGAGCGACAAGGTCTACGACAGCATCGGACGCATCTTCGCCGACGTGTCCATCAAGGCGTACATGGAGATGGCTGTGCTCGGCGATCCCGATGACATCGCCAAGGAACTCGACGGCCGCCTCACGAAGGAGCAGGTGCTGGCGCTCGCCGAGCGTGAGCGCCGTCTCTTCGGCGATGGTGGCGATGTGAAGAAGGAACTCCCGCGCCTGCAGGAGAGCATCGAGCAGGAGACTTTCTTCCGCCTCCTCCCCGGGTACGTTCGACGCTTCATCTCTTCCGCCGCCCCGCTGGTCAACATCCAGGTTGATGGAGATTTGGGGGGCGTCTTCGCGTTGCGGCCTGCGAAGAAGGGCGCGGTTGACCCTCTACTGGCAGCGCTCGAGGTCTACCCGGCCCACCAGCGCAAGAGCCTGTCGGTTCTGCGGCCCGAGGACCGCGAGGCGTGCGTGTGGATGCACCCTGGCGAGCCGGTGTTCGAGCGCTTTCGAGAGATAGTACGCGGTCAACTCGGCAAGGATGCCCTGCGCGGCGGCGTCTTCGTCGATCCCACCGCGAAGAAGCCCTACCTATTTCACCTCGCCAGGATCACCGTGGTGCGCAAGCAGGATTCCGAGATCGAGGAGCTCGGTCAGGAAGAGACCGTGGAGTGCCGCCTTGTCGGGGTCCGACAAGCCGAGGGCGCGGAGGTTTCGCTGTGCCCCGTTGAACACCTGCTCTTGCTGCGTGGCGGTCACGGCCTACCGCCGGAAGCCCAGCGTCTGGCGGTCGTCGCCAAACAACACCGTGAGCTGGCTCAAGCCTACTTGACGGAGCGCCTCGCCCGCACAATGGCCGTCGAGAACAGATCACGGCTCCTGAACACCCTC
- a CDS encoding DUF2807 domain-containing protein: protein MVIAHRSARNGFVLAAALAAVLAAATLSPAAREKVRGEGPVVEEVRSVKDFHGIRHACVGTVRVAVGKEEGLIVRAEENILPHLVTEVEDGVLVVRGENGYDLRPKKEPVFEVTVRALDLIELEGSGSIRTGDLAGRTLTIRLSGSGDIEIGALDADRLDADLAGSGDLVLRRAAAREGSFALAGSGDLRAEILDVQELEVRIAGSGGVAFGQGVAGRAWIELSGSGGLAMSGVRTGEADVSIAGSGSVEINVADRLDARIAGSGDIVVEGDPVIRSAVVGSGEVIRR from the coding sequence ATGGTCATCGCACACCGCTCGGCTCGGAACGGGTTCGTTCTCGCGGCGGCTCTCGCCGCCGTTCTCGCCGCCGCGACCCTCTCCCCCGCCGCGCGGGAAAAGGTGCGCGGCGAGGGCCCGGTCGTCGAAGAAGTTCGAAGCGTGAAGGATTTTCACGGGATCCGGCACGCGTGCGTCGGAACCGTGCGCGTGGCGGTGGGGAAGGAAGAGGGGCTGATCGTCCGCGCCGAGGAGAACATCCTCCCGCACCTCGTGACGGAAGTTGAAGACGGGGTTCTCGTCGTGCGCGGCGAGAACGGGTACGACCTCCGGCCCAAGAAGGAGCCAGTGTTCGAGGTGACGGTACGAGCGCTCGACCTCATCGAGCTGGAGGGGAGCGGCTCGATTCGGACGGGGGATCTCGCGGGGAGGACGCTGACCATCCGGCTGTCGGGGTCGGGCGACATCGAGATCGGCGCCCTGGACGCGGACCGGCTCGACGCGGATCTGGCCGGTTCGGGCGATCTCGTGCTTCGCCGGGCGGCCGCGCGCGAGGGTTCCTTCGCGCTTGCCGGATCCGGCGACCTCCGCGCCGAAATCCTCGACGTCCAGGAGCTGGAGGTTCGGATCGCGGGCTCCGGGGGCGTCGCGTTCGGGCAGGGGGTCGCCGGACGCGCCTGGATCGAGCTCAGCGGCTCCGGCGGCTTGGCGATGAGCGGCGTCCGGACCGGCGAGGCGGATGTCTCGATCGCCGGATCCGGCTCGGTGGAGATCAATGTTGCCGATCGGCTCGACGCGCGGATCGCCGGCTCGGGAGACATCGTGGTCGAGGGCGATCCCGTGATCCGCTCCGCGGTCGTCGGCTCAGGCGAGGTGATCCGAAGATAG